One Roseburia rectibacter DNA window includes the following coding sequences:
- a CDS encoding helix-turn-helix domain-containing protein: MSKQYLMNTTTLKSVFKAVYGMPIASYMKDYRMKLASKMLLHEDKSISEIVAAVGYKSQSKFISAFRDTFQILPTAYQKLYRNQ, translated from the coding sequence TTGTCAAAACAGTACCTGATGAACACCACTACTTTGAAATCCGTTTTCAAAGCAGTCTATGGAATGCCCATCGCTTCTTACATGAAAGATTACCGTATGAAGTTGGCATCAAAAATGCTGTTGCATGAAGATAAATCTATTTCGGAAATTGTCGCCGCTGTGGGATATAAAAGCCAAAGTAAATTTATATCGGCTTTCCGAGATACATTTCAGATATTACCTACTGCATATCAGAAACTGTATCGTAATCAATAA
- a CDS encoding type II toxin-antitoxin system PemK/MazF family toxin — translation MKEKMICRGDLFYYDFGDNSGSVQSGERPVLVVQADDYNQNAPTIIVAAVTSVIKKRYLPSHIILGEEFGLKKPSMVLLEQIRTVNREDLRDYIGTVDDDKLFRQINATLKKTFGLWVYKPEGKENIRCLCPKCLNDYIHNPDYTVRRLDPFAKRKDRCDKCDGDGWDYVVKNRVDELFSNLHQIFIFFC, via the coding sequence ATGAAAGAAAAAATGATTTGTCGTGGGGATTTATTCTACTATGACTTTGGAGATAACAGTGGTTCAGTACAAAGCGGAGAGCGTCCAGTGCTTGTTGTTCAGGCGGACGATTATAACCAGAATGCTCCGACGATTATTGTTGCAGCGGTTACAAGTGTAATCAAGAAAAGATATTTACCATCGCACATTATTCTCGGCGAGGAGTTTGGACTGAAGAAACCGTCAATGGTTCTTCTGGAACAGATACGGACAGTCAATAGAGAGGATTTGCGTGACTACATAGGTACGGTAGATGACGATAAACTTTTCAGACAAATAAATGCAACTTTGAAAAAGACTTTTGGACTTTGGGTTTACAAGCCGGAGGGGAAAGAAAATATTCGCTGTCTATGTCCGAAGTGCCTGAATGATTACATTCACAATCCAGACTATACCGTAAGGCGACTCGACCCATTTGCAAAGCGAAAAGACAGATGTGATAAGTGTGATGGAGATGGTTGGGATTATGTTGTTAAAAATAGAGTAGACGAATTATTTAGCAATCTTCATCAAATCTTTATTTTTTTCTGTTAG
- a CDS encoding lantibiotic immunity ABC transporter MutE/EpiE family permease subunit, protein MVNIIKAEHQKAKRTMRKKFIWGFPLLTFVMAFIFTLGMTNAYAESVWNWWYTLLLPGMIALFCYLSVAQEKKIKYYHLMTIPTDRRKLLLGKIIYIGYMILFSNVIVFAGATLGGFLLTTHVPVGGALIAVLFLTVSELWEIPVALFLSERFGMIVNLFVCLFITVSGVVISQTRIWYVLVSAIPMRMMCPLLHVLPNGLAAEAGNPLLDTGVIVPGMCLSIIWFVFVTVLFLKWFERREVK, encoded by the coding sequence ATGGTTAATATTATAAAAGCAGAACATCAAAAAGCCAAAAGAACCATGCGAAAAAAGTTTATCTGGGGATTTCCTCTTCTTACATTTGTCATGGCATTTATATTTACTCTTGGGATGACAAATGCTTATGCAGAAAGTGTTTGGAACTGGTGGTATACACTTTTGCTGCCGGGGATGATTGCTCTATTTTGTTATCTTTCTGTGGCGCAGGAGAAAAAGATAAAATACTATCATTTAATGACTATTCCCACAGACAGAAGAAAATTGTTACTGGGGAAAATTATTTATATTGGGTACATGATTTTGTTTTCTAATGTGATTGTGTTTGCAGGAGCAACGCTTGGAGGCTTTCTTCTAACGACACATGTTCCAGTTGGAGGAGCGTTGATTGCAGTATTGTTTCTGACGGTTTCTGAGTTATGGGAGATTCCGGTAGCTTTATTTTTAAGTGAACGATTTGGAATGATTGTAAACCTGTTCGTCTGCTTGTTTATTACCGTCAGCGGTGTGGTAATATCACAAACCAGAATCTGGTATGTACTTGTTTCTGCAATCCCTATGCGAATGATGTGCCCGTTGCTTCATGTTTTACCAAATGGACTTGCCGCAGAAGCAGGGAATCCTCTTTTGGATACGGGAGTCATTGTTCCGGGAATGTGTCTCTCAATCATCTGGTTTGTTTTTGTAACGGTTCTGTTTTTGAAATGGTTTGAGAGAAGAGAGGTGAAATAA
- a CDS encoding helix-turn-helix transcriptional regulator: MAVTNNIREIREQRGIYQDDLAAAIGYSTKTVGRIERGDSTPSAEFMLRISKYFNMLVEDVFHVED; the protein is encoded by the coding sequence ATGGCGGTTACCAATAATATCAGAGAAATCCGGGAACAGCGTGGCATTTACCAGGATGACCTTGCCGCTGCTATCGGATACAGCACTAAAACTGTCGGCAGGATAGAGCGTGGGGACAGTACCCCATCTGCCGAATTTATGCTGCGGATATCAAAGTACTTTAATATGCTGGTGGAAGATGTATTCCATGTGGAAGATTGA
- a CDS encoding alpha/beta hydrolase, which produces MTKQVEITNRDGHILRGIVNIPEDGTRFPAIVNVHGFTGNKSGYKSIYTHTARFLAEHGFASVRFDLYGNGESDGEFENMTFTGILHDIEDIINWTKTQDFANPDKIILSGQSMGGYAAATAAPIVNPYALMLMCPGAGMWFGCKDRAEAMEAQGITKADIEGLTFPTSFNHDLFNYEPFSSAEGYNGPVLLIRGTADDLVDDATCHRYESLYNGKCNYKTIEGANHNFASAFARAELDKLMLEFLTPLK; this is translated from the coding sequence TTGACAAAACAAGTAGAAATTACAAACCGTGATGGACACATCTTACGTGGAATAGTTAACATTCCAGAAGATGGCACAAGATTTCCTGCTATTGTAAATGTACATGGCTTTACAGGAAATAAAAGCGGTTACAAAAGTATTTATACTCACACAGCCAGATTCTTAGCTGAACATGGATTTGCCAGTGTCCGTTTTGATTTATACGGAAATGGTGAAAGTGATGGTGAATTCGAGAACATGACCTTTACAGGTATCCTACACGATATCGAGGATATTATAAACTGGACTAAAACACAAGATTTTGCCAATCCAGATAAGATTATCTTATCTGGTCAGAGTATGGGAGGATACGCAGCTGCTACTGCAGCTCCTATTGTTAATCCTTATGCTCTCATGCTTATGTGTCCAGGTGCTGGAATGTGGTTTGGATGTAAGGATCGTGCTGAAGCCATGGAAGCTCAGGGAATCACCAAAGCCGATATTGAAGGACTCACTTTCCCAACATCCTTTAATCATGATTTATTTAATTATGAGCCATTCTCGTCAGCAGAAGGATACAACGGACCAGTCCTCCTTATAAGAGGAACTGCAGATGATTTGGTAGATGATGCAACATGCCATAGATATGAGTCACTTTACAATGGAAAATGCAATTATAAAACGATTGAAGGCGCTAACCACAATTTTGCCAGTGCTTTTGCAAGAGCAGAATTAGACAAATTAATGTTAGAGTTTTTAACACCACTTAAATAG
- a CDS encoding DUF5597 domain-containing protein, translated as MELLVERYGTNRLQAVISENMNGPIKLSFEEYGFEIDMFCDEVTREDGVCLVLEEEKDTFFLIINGCKINPFSRNDQKGNCDFLYMEEGSFQDGEWKRGRRLNGDEIFSPVFNQFTLLKVKLFAY; from the coding sequence ATGGAACTTTTGGTAGAAAGATACGGCACAAACAGACTTCAGGCGGTGATTTCCGAAAACATGAACGGACCAATAAAACTTAGTTTTGAGGAATATGGATTTGAAATAGATATGTTTTGTGATGAAGTCACGAGAGAAGATGGAGTTTGTTTAGTCTTGGAAGAAGAAAAAGATACCTTTTTCCTCATTATAAACGGATGTAAGATAAATCCTTTTTCCAGAAACGATCAAAAGGGCAATTGTGATTTTTTATATATGGAGGAGGGAAGTTTTCAAGATGGAGAGTGGAAAAGAGGGCGCCGTTTGAATGGAGACGAAATCTTTTCACCAGTTTTTAATCAATTTACACTGCTAAAAGTCAAATTATTCGCGTATTAG
- a CDS encoding helix-turn-helix domain-containing protein, which yields MKKQGYKMEYLKILDSTQRSFGQKKSYTIVFITGGIGYMHQEDDNIVCTMEDLIFIKPGNKVKLEYRKNKYPLEVYVLYIGGELLRKLSDEETRLDEAFDFVPYQVKIVHSESESAMLIKNISKKLYSMNNEPPKFARSLYEKSLLTMILVLALRSSVQEDVQIKTNKKKHVVMDDIFIYIREHLTEDISLERLENEFYVSRYHIVREFKKMTGETPHSYIVKSRLDLCRHYIEQGKSIREVYALGGFGGYNHFFRAFKKEYGVTPMQYYNNLQIDRNEK from the coding sequence ATGAAAAAGCAAGGCTACAAAATGGAATATTTGAAAATATTGGATAGTACCCAGCGAAGCTTTGGGCAAAAGAAGAGCTATACAATTGTATTTATAACTGGTGGGATAGGGTATATGCACCAGGAGGATGATAATATTGTATGTACTATGGAGGATTTGATATTTATTAAGCCAGGTAATAAAGTAAAGCTTGAATATCGTAAAAATAAGTATCCTCTTGAAGTTTATGTTCTTTATATAGGTGGAGAACTTTTAAGGAAATTGTCAGATGAAGAAACAAGACTTGATGAAGCGTTTGATTTTGTTCCGTATCAAGTTAAGATTGTTCATTCTGAGAGTGAATCGGCTATGCTTATAAAGAATATATCCAAAAAGCTCTATTCGATGAATAATGAGCCGCCTAAATTTGCCCGCTCATTATACGAGAAAAGCCTATTAACTATGATTCTTGTACTTGCACTTCGCTCATCTGTTCAGGAGGATGTACAGATTAAGACGAATAAGAAAAAACACGTTGTAATGGATGATATTTTTATTTATATCAGAGAACATTTGACAGAAGATATCTCGTTGGAGCGCTTGGAAAATGAATTTTATGTAAGCCGTTATCATATAGTAAGAGAGTTTAAAAAAATGACAGGTGAGACACCTCATTCATACATTGTAAAGAGCAGACTTGATTTATGCCGCCATTATATAGAGCAGGGGAAAAGTATTCGTGAGGTATATGCGCTTGGTGGATTTGGAGGGTATAATCATTTTTTTAGAGCATTTAAGAAAGAATATGGTGTTACTCCAATGCAATATTACAATAATTTACAGATTGACAGGAATGAAAAGTAA
- a CDS encoding SIR2 family NAD-dependent protein deacylase — MSCYENLVMKTQMNYSRHYSTYASGGTAIVLSKQKPLPYEEQIQEFVRRVQEAECIIVGGASGLSAAGGGDFYYSDTPSFREHFGKFADKYGFKGAFSGMMHRFSTRNEHWGYVATFLNTTQNAPIREPYLDLDKILQGKDFHILTTNQDTQFVKVYSEEKVSEIQGDHRFFQCSQCCQDETWDAVQPVADMIAAMGEGTMVPDELIPRCPHCGAEMFPWVRGYGNFLQGKKYEEEYEKISKYIQKNKDRKILFIELGVGRMTPMFIQEPFWELTNSLKGAYYISVNSEYQFLPEFIEDKGIAILGDIGTVLKDLLKAKEESAFV; from the coding sequence ATGAGCTGTTACGAAAATTTGGTAATGAAAACACAAATGAACTATTCAAGACACTATAGTACCTATGCATCCGGCGGTACTGCTATAGTGTTGAGCAAACAAAAACCACTTCCTTATGAGGAACAGATTCAGGAATTTGTTCGCAGAGTGCAGGAGGCAGAGTGTATCATAGTAGGCGGAGCATCCGGTTTATCAGCGGCTGGAGGTGGTGACTTTTATTATAGTGATACCCCTTCTTTTCGTGAGCATTTTGGAAAATTTGCAGATAAGTATGGATTCAAAGGTGCTTTTAGCGGAATGATGCATCGGTTTTCTACAAGAAATGAACACTGGGGATATGTGGCAACCTTTTTAAATACTACACAAAATGCTCCTATCAGAGAGCCATATCTGGATTTGGATAAAATTTTGCAGGGAAAAGATTTTCATATCTTAACGACTAATCAGGATACACAGTTTGTAAAGGTTTATTCGGAAGAAAAGGTCAGTGAGATTCAGGGAGATCATCGTTTCTTCCAGTGTTCCCAGTGTTGTCAGGATGAAACATGGGATGCCGTACAACCTGTGGCAGACATGATTGCGGCTATGGGAGAGGGGACAATGGTGCCGGATGAACTGATTCCTCGCTGCCCTCATTGTGGTGCGGAAATGTTTCCGTGGGTAAGAGGATATGGGAATTTTCTGCAAGGGAAAAAATACGAAGAAGAATATGAGAAAATCTCAAAATACATTCAAAAGAACAAAGATAGAAAAATTCTCTTTATAGAACTTGGAGTAGGGCGCATGACACCGATGTTTATACAGGAACCGTTTTGGGAACTGACAAACAGCTTGAAAGGTGCATATTATATCTCCGTAAATTCAGAATATCAGTTTTTGCCGGAATTCATTGAAGATAAGGGGATTGCTATTTTGGGAGATATAGGAACAGTGTTAAAAGATTTGCTGAAAGCAAAAGAGGAAAGTGCATTTGTATAG
- a CDS encoding lantibiotic protection ABC transporter ATP-binding protein — translation MEMMLQTQNLCKYFRKQKAVNNVSLNIEKKQIYGLLGPNGAGKSTTLKMLTGMMKPTAGKIYFDGKLLDRKDLSKIGALIENPPIYENLSARENLKVRQLLLGTDENRIDEVLQIVSLTNTGKKKAGQFSLGMKQRLGIAMALLGEPELLILDEPTNGLDPIGIEELRELIRSFPEQGITVILSSHILSEVQLLADKVGIISGGILGYEGALKQGDNLEDLFMNVVRKNQKAGEIHG, via the coding sequence ATGGAAATGATGTTGCAGACACAAAATTTGTGTAAATATTTTAGAAAGCAGAAAGCGGTAAATAATGTTTCACTTAATATAGAAAAGAAACAGATTTATGGACTGCTTGGACCGAATGGTGCGGGAAAATCTACCACATTGAAAATGTTGACTGGTATGATGAAACCAACTGCAGGAAAGATTTACTTTGATGGAAAACTTTTGGATAGGAAAGATTTATCAAAAATAGGAGCGTTAATTGAAAATCCGCCTATTTATGAAAATCTTTCCGCCAGAGAGAATTTGAAGGTAAGACAATTATTGCTTGGTACAGATGAAAACAGAATTGATGAGGTCTTGCAGATTGTATCACTTACAAACACCGGAAAGAAGAAAGCAGGACAGTTTTCTTTGGGAATGAAGCAAAGACTAGGCATTGCAATGGCATTGCTTGGAGAACCGGAACTTTTGATATTGGATGAACCTACGAATGGATTAGATCCAATAGGCATCGAGGAATTACGAGAGCTGATCCGGTCTTTTCCGGAACAGGGAATCACTGTAATTCTCTCCAGTCATATTCTCTCAGAGGTACAGTTACTTGCAGATAAAGTCGGGATTATTTCAGGTGGAATCTTAGGATACGAAGGAGCATTAAAGCAGGGAGATAATCTTGAAGATTTGTTTATGAATGTGGTAAGAAAAAACCAGAAAGCAGGTGAAATCCATGGTTAA
- a CDS encoding MFS transporter, with product MKETRPFSMKDKIGYTLGDLGCCCTEQFRAMYLAIFYTLVLKVNPVHVGILMLITKLWDAINDPLIGALVDSHKNKGKGKFIPWIKFFAFPTAVLCILGFVNVSNFAYGARIAYMFITYIVYEIMYTCVSVPFGSLSSVMTDDVNQRTDLSRFRSLGGTIFMTVIVIAGPLFLYKDNQPVPSHFLIMSAICAVIGLICLMFTSHWCKERIITEPVVEKKEKLNYFKVIKDITKNKALLGVMLSSFIGIVGAGMINGLNTYLFRDYFGNVAIMAVSGMLSVLWSLIAFVGTKFVAKKFGKKEWIMYSASFSVVVYAILFFFPLENPMLFIIINGICYLGVSGFQVLVWALVNDAIDYQELQTGKRNEGIVYSAYTFFRKLANAVSGSMSSFALAIAGFQVNEAVQSEAFSGRLWKTYTGLYVVGYLLAVLVLKFVYPLTKEKTAKMLQDLSDKRKAATAE from the coding sequence ATGAAAGAAACAAGACCTTTTTCCATGAAGGACAAAATTGGTTACACTCTTGGCGATTTGGGATGTTGCTGTACTGAGCAGTTCCGTGCCATGTATCTTGCTATTTTTTATACACTGGTATTAAAAGTTAATCCAGTACACGTAGGAATCCTTATGCTTATTACAAAGCTTTGGGATGCTATAAATGACCCTTTAATTGGTGCACTTGTTGATAGCCACAAAAACAAAGGAAAAGGAAAATTCATTCCTTGGATTAAATTCTTTGCTTTTCCAACTGCAGTACTCTGTATATTAGGATTTGTTAACGTAAGCAATTTCGCTTATGGTGCACGTATTGCTTATATGTTCATTACATATATTGTTTACGAAATTATGTACACATGTGTCAGCGTTCCATTTGGTAGTCTTTCAAGTGTAATGACTGATGATGTTAACCAACGTACTGACCTTTCTCGTTTCAGAAGTCTTGGCGGTACAATTTTTATGACAGTTATCGTTATTGCTGGACCATTATTCTTATATAAAGATAACCAGCCAGTACCTAGCCATTTCCTTATTATGTCAGCAATCTGTGCAGTTATTGGATTAATCTGTCTTATGTTTACATCTCATTGGTGTAAAGAGCGTATTATTACAGAGCCAGTTGTTGAGAAAAAAGAAAAGCTTAACTACTTCAAGGTAATTAAGGATATTACTAAAAACAAAGCATTACTCGGAGTTATGTTATCAAGCTTTATCGGTATTGTTGGAGCCGGTATGATTAACGGATTAAATACTTATTTATTCCGCGATTATTTTGGAAATGTTGCCATCATGGCAGTTTCAGGTATGTTAAGTGTACTCTGGTCACTTATTGCATTCGTAGGCACAAAATTTGTTGCTAAGAAATTTGGAAAGAAAGAATGGATTATGTACAGTGCATCTTTCTCAGTTGTTGTTTATGCTATTTTATTCTTCTTCCCACTTGAAAATCCTATGCTCTTTATTATCATCAACGGAATCTGCTATCTTGGAGTAAGTGGTTTCCAGGTATTAGTTTGGGCACTTGTAAATGATGCAATTGATTATCAGGAACTTCAGACAGGAAAACGTAATGAAGGAATTGTATACTCAGCATATACATTCTTCCGTAAACTTGCTAATGCTGTATCAGGAAGTATGAGTAGTTTTGCACTTGCAATTGCTGGATTCCAGGTTAATGAAGCTGTCCAGAGTGAAGCATTCTCAGGACGTCTTTGGAAAACATATACAGGTTTATACGTTGTAGGATATTTATTAGCTGTTCTGGTATTAAAATTTGTATACCCTCTAACAAAAGAGAAAACAGCTAAAATGTTACAGGATTTATCAGACAAGAGAAAAGCTGCTACTGCAGAATAA
- a CDS encoding sensor histidine kinase, which translates to MGRVKRSNALSWIFMRYVLVMLGSLVGLVIVAWLLLYLLISVGCIYPANYAEQKINEAYDTILRADKVTAEMIPALCDYVIFSENGEKIGGDLSEQYEQIAWNVAKYGNASGKYFYKVIVRENEYVVLQYRLTPQYHSAFLREHFIGPQNVMSIMSVIGAVAIIIIPSIRFGKRIKKQMQPVLDAIRQIKDQNLEYETSCSGIKEFDDCLSAIDDMRDALRESLEKQWKTEQEKKQQMSALAHDIKTPLTIVRGNAELLSETELTTEQKNNITYVLNGTTQIQSYVKQLIDVTKSWNCSDVTYTTVRLEDFFADIKEQALGLVEIYHQKIDWKAGQSDKKVTIAYDPMFRAVMNMIQNAVEHTKENGIIYIDAKEQDGRLTFIVEDSGSGFTKEALLHGTEQFFMDDTSRNGEAHYGMGLFFAKTVAEKYGGGIKLSNSENTGGARVEIFFLSSQETS; encoded by the coding sequence ATGGGAAGAGTAAAGAGAAGCAATGCACTCAGCTGGATTTTTATGAGATATGTACTGGTCATGCTTGGATCATTAGTAGGTTTGGTGATTGTTGCTTGGTTGCTGCTGTACCTTTTGATTAGTGTGGGCTGTATCTATCCGGCGAATTATGCAGAGCAAAAGATTAATGAAGCATATGATACGATTTTACGTGCGGATAAAGTAACTGCTGAGATGATTCCTGCACTTTGTGATTATGTAATATTTTCAGAGAATGGAGAGAAAATAGGTGGAGATCTGTCAGAACAATACGAACAGATAGCATGGAATGTTGCAAAGTACGGAAACGCATCCGGGAAATATTTTTATAAAGTAATTGTAAGGGAAAATGAATATGTTGTATTGCAATATCGCCTGACACCTCAATATCATTCAGCTTTTTTGAGGGAGCATTTTATAGGACCACAGAATGTGATGAGTATTATGTCAGTGATTGGAGCGGTAGCGATTATCATCATTCCGTCCATACGTTTTGGAAAAAGAATCAAAAAGCAGATGCAGCCTGTATTAGACGCAATCAGACAAATAAAGGATCAAAATCTGGAATATGAGACATCCTGTTCCGGTATCAAAGAGTTTGATGACTGTTTATCGGCAATCGATGATATGCGAGATGCATTGCGAGAATCTTTAGAAAAGCAGTGGAAAACAGAGCAGGAAAAGAAACAACAGATGTCTGCTTTGGCGCATGATATTAAAACACCTCTTACGATTGTACGGGGAAATGCAGAACTACTTTCAGAGACTGAACTGACCACAGAACAGAAGAATAATATCACTTATGTTTTGAACGGCACAACACAGATACAAAGTTATGTAAAACAGTTGATAGATGTCACAAAATCATGGAATTGCAGTGATGTTACCTATACAACGGTGAGGTTAGAAGATTTTTTCGCAGATATAAAGGAACAGGCACTCGGACTAGTAGAAATCTATCACCAGAAAATAGATTGGAAGGCGGGACAAAGTGATAAAAAGGTAACGATTGCTTATGATCCAATGTTCCGGGCCGTAATGAATATGATTCAGAATGCAGTGGAGCATACAAAAGAAAATGGAATCATTTATATTGACGCAAAGGAGCAGGATGGCCGGCTGACATTCATTGTGGAGGATAGCGGATCAGGATTTACAAAAGAAGCATTATTGCATGGCACAGAGCAGTTTTTTATGGATGACACAAGTAGAAATGGCGAAGCCCATTATGGGATGGGACTATTTTTTGCAAAAACTGTGGCTGAAAAATATGGTGGAGGTATTAAACTTTCAAATTCTGAAAATACAGGTGGGGCGAGGGTAGAAATATTTTTCCTGAGTAGTCAGGAAACAAGCTAA
- a CDS encoding response regulator transcription factor — MAKILAVDDEPAILEMIESILNKDGHLVTKVSNPLKINMEELHRYDLILLDIMMPGIDGFELCKRIRILVDCPILFLTAKTEENSLVNGLSLGADDYISKPFGVMELRARINAHLRREHREHSVRMVLGRVCIQISQKKLLVDDKELPLTKAEYEICEFLAKNRGQVFSKEQILEEVFGFDSESNDSTIITHIKNIRAKFADYDYTPIKTVWGIGYKWEE; from the coding sequence ATGGCAAAAATACTGGCAGTTGATGATGAACCGGCAATTTTGGAAATGATAGAAAGCATTTTGAATAAGGATGGACATCTGGTTACCAAAGTAAGTAATCCACTAAAAATTAATATGGAAGAATTACATCGTTATGACCTGATTTTACTGGACATTATGATGCCTGGAATTGATGGCTTCGAATTATGCAAAAGAATTAGGATACTTGTGGATTGTCCGATTTTGTTTCTTACGGCAAAAACGGAGGAAAACAGTCTGGTAAACGGACTTTCGTTGGGAGCAGATGATTATATTTCAAAGCCATTTGGAGTGATGGAACTTCGGGCAAGGATCAATGCACATCTTAGAAGAGAGCACAGGGAACATTCTGTCCGGATGGTTTTAGGGAGGGTCTGTATTCAAATATCTCAAAAGAAACTATTGGTTGATGATAAGGAACTTCCTCTTACGAAAGCGGAGTACGAAATTTGTGAATTCCTGGCTAAAAACAGGGGACAGGTTTTCTCGAAAGAACAGATTTTAGAAGAGGTCTTTGGTTTTGACAGTGAGAGTAATGACAGTACCATTATCACGCATATCAAAAATATAAGAGCAAAATTTGCGGATTATGATTATACACCGATAAAAACAGTCTGGGGGATTGGATATAAATGGGAAGAGTAA
- a CDS encoding lantibiotic immunity ABC transporter MutG family permease subunit yields the protein MIGRSLNADLRKMKGTSVILAHLLIPIITSVIFLIYYFFSPWNENMKVIAFYQAIGAGLPVLIGIFTASVMEQEQNAGDFQNLLSLPDKPAAFLSKLLMLLVLCLCSILLTAIIFGIGFGRIASSDIEIMKGCIFAALLLWGSSVPLYLWQLILAFQFGKGVSIGAGIISGLISALMLTGLGDYVWKYVFVCWTGRVPYTYLQSILGETSVGEWLSFIPGCLIFTGISMVYYFWWVNHWEGNRISE from the coding sequence ATGATTGGAAGATCTCTTAATGCAGACTTGCGAAAGATGAAAGGAACATCTGTGATTCTGGCACACTTACTGATTCCGATTATAACCAGCGTTATATTTTTAATATATTACTTTTTTTCACCATGGAATGAAAATATGAAAGTGATTGCATTTTATCAGGCAATAGGAGCAGGACTTCCGGTACTTATTGGAATTTTTACAGCAAGTGTGATGGAACAGGAACAAAATGCAGGTGATTTTCAAAATCTGTTGTCTTTACCGGATAAACCTGCAGCATTTTTATCGAAACTGTTGATGCTACTGGTTTTGTGTCTGTGCTCTATCCTATTGACAGCAATCATATTCGGAATTGGATTTGGAAGAATCGCATCAAGCGATATCGAAATCATGAAAGGATGTATATTTGCAGCATTGCTGCTGTGGGGAAGCAGTGTTCCACTTTATCTGTGGCAGCTGATTCTGGCTTTTCAGTTTGGAAAAGGGGTATCCATTGGAGCAGGGATTATATCAGGACTAATTAGTGCATTGATGCTTACCGGACTTGGAGATTATGTGTGGAAATATGTATTTGTCTGCTGGACGGGTAGAGTACCATATACTTATCTGCAATCTATATTGGGAGAAACTAGTGTAGGTGAATGGTTGTCATTCATACCAGGTTGCTTAATATTTACAGGGATTAGTATGGTATACTATTTTTGGTGGGTAAACCACTGGGAAGGAAACAGAATATCGGAATAG